In the genome of Rhodamnia argentea isolate NSW1041297 chromosome 3, ASM2092103v1, whole genome shotgun sequence, one region contains:
- the LOC115732736 gene encoding cysteine-rich receptor-like protein kinase 14 has protein sequence MEVKQPASAMSAQPPSIPLSLLRLASVLICLHILTLDLSDAEHCYDNGNFMAAGNYAENRELVLSSLASNVASSGGFYSGKVGNGSDIVYVLAFCRGDSSNDTCFKCISSAAEDLMIKCTTQKAAFSWGTGDPPCSIRYSNDPIYGVKQTSPVEMLYNTGHIQMDQDEFDPIWRSFTEELAVRASMGTSELKFVTGRTSLPNFQTMFALLQCSPDLSSLDCQSCLWECIDGYQQCCHGYQGGVVQKPSCIFRWDLYPFFVSKPGNPLSSPPPPTAVAKADRPAPPPANAQVPSGWFNFKVSADFKFMNHNPHSEVCAFYVG, from the coding sequence ATGGAGGTCAAGCAGCCAGCAAGCGCCATGTCTGCACAGCCTCCTTCAATCCCTCTTTCTCTGCTTCGTCTTGCTTCCGTCCTTATCTGTCTTCACATCCTAACGCTTGACCTCTCGGACGCCGAACACTGCTACGACAATGGCAACTTCATGGCCGCCGGCAACTACGCCGAGAACCGTGAACTTGTCCTCTCTTCTCTGGCTAGCAACGTGGCTTCAAGCGGCGGGTTCTACTCCGGGAAGGTAGGGAACGGCTCAGACATTGTTTACGTGCTTGCTTTCTGCAGAGGCGACTCTTCGAACGACACTTGCTTCAAGTGCATAAGCTCTGCTGCTGAAGATTTGATGATCAAGTGTACGACCCAGAAAGCTGCGTTCTCCTGGGGGACAGGAGATCCTCCGTGCAGCATCCGTTACTCTAATGATCCGATTTACGGCGTGAAGCAGACATCTCCGGTGGAAATGCTTTATAACACCGGCCACATCCAGATGGACCAGGATGAGTTCGATCCGATATGGAGGAGCTTCACAGAGGAGCTGGCAGTGAGGGCTTCGATGGGGACGTCAGAGCTCAAGTTCGTGACAGGGAGGACGTCGTTGCCGAACTTCCAGACCATGTTCGCACTGTTGCAGTGCAGCCCCGATTTGTCTAGTCTTGATTGCCAGAGTTGCTTGTGGGAATGCATAGATGGTTATCAACAGTGTTGCCACGGATATCAGGGTGGCGTTGTTCAGAAGCCGAGCTGCATTTTCCGATGGGATTTGTACCCGTTTTTCGTGTCCAAACCAGGAAATCCTCTatcatctccgccaccaccaACTGCAGTCGCCAAGGCCGACCGTCCTGCTCCTCCACCTGCAAATGCCCAAGTCCCCAGTGGTTGGTTCAATTTTAAGGTTTCTGCTGATTTTAAATTCATGAATCACAACCCTCATTCAGAAGTTTGCGCCTTCTATGTGGGATAA
- the LOC125314512 gene encoding putative cysteine-rich receptor-like protein kinase 30: MISTEDYSCFSSSTTVMKQPATPMSAQPPSTPPFLLRLPSVLLCLHILTFGLSDAQHCYDIGNFTAAGNYAKNRELVLSSLANDMASNGGFYSGKVGKGSDVVYVLGFCRGDSSNDTCFKCISSAAEDLMTKCPNQKAAFFWGTGDRPCIIRYSDGPMYGVKQTFPKLMVYNTGHIQMDQDEFDRIWRNLTEDLAVRASMGTSELKFAAGRTSLPNFQTMFALLQCSPDLSPIDCHSCLWECINDYQGCCHGYQGGVVYKPSCIFRWDLYPFFVSKPGNPLSSPPPPTAVTDG, translated from the coding sequence ATGATCTCCACAGAGGACTATTCATGCTTCTCATCTTCGACGACGGTGATGAAGCAGCCAGCAACCCCGATGTCTGCACAGCCTCCTTCGAcccctccttttcttcttcgtcttccttcTGTCCTTCTCTGTCTTCACATCCTAACGTTCGGCCTGTCTGATGCTCAACACTGCTACGACATTGGCAACTTCACGGCTGCCGGCAACTACGCTAAGAACCGTGAGCTTGTCCTCTCTTCTCTGGCTAACGACATGGCTTCGAACGGCGGGTTCTACTCCGGGAAGGTAGGGAAAGGCTCGGACGTTGTTTACGTGCTCGGTTTCTGCAGAGGTGATTCTTCGAACGACACTTGCTTCAAGTGCATAAGCTCTGCTGCTGAAGATTTGATGACCAAGTGTCCGAACCAGAAAGCTGCATTCTTCTGGGGGACAGGAGATCGTCCGTGCATCATCCGTTACTCTGATGGTCCGATGTATGGCGTGAAGCAGACATTTCCAAAGTTAATGGTATATAACACTGGCCACATCCAGATGGATCAGGATGAGTTCGATCGGATATGGAGGAACTTGACAGAGGATCTGGCAGTGAGGGCTTCGATGGGGACGTCAGAGCTCAAGTTCGCGGCAGGGAGGACGTCGTTGCCGAACTTCCAGACCATGTTCGCACTGTTGCAGTGCAGCCCCGATTTGTCCCCGATTGATTGCCACAGTTGCTTGTGGGAATGCATAAATGATTATCAAGGATGTTGCCACGGATATCAAGGTGGTGTTGTTTACAAGCCGAGCTGCATTTTCCGATGGGATTTGTACCCGTTTTTCGTGTCCAAGCCGGGAAATCCTCTGTCATCTCCGCCGCCACCAACTGCAGTCACCGATGGTTAG